CTTATGCATTAGCTGACAGTAAGGAAAGCATAACTAGCTTCATGATAACTCCTTCAATCTTAATCAAGTCGCATCTGCATAAGATGACTTAGCCCCAAGATATACAATAAAGTCCCTATAGTTATAGGTTTCTTATACAGGCAACAATAGACCTACTGAAACTTAATTTCATTTTAAGTACAGTGACAATAGTACTACTTATTAACATTAATGTATAATTAATTGCTGATAAGACTTTAGCTAGATGAACCTCATAAtctaaccttatatataaggcatGAACATCAACACTTAGCATCCCACTTCCGTACTCTATAATCCCCCATGCATTTGGCTTCCCCGCATTTCTCTTCCATCACCTGCATTCACTCAACTGGACTGCATTTAGTAGGTATTTGCGCCCTGATACAAGATCTACAATGGCTACCCAAAACATAACCAACCCCAACTCTGTTAAAAGGGCTCGCATTGGGGAACGCACTCTCCTAGCGTGCAGCGGGTGCAAACAGAAAAAGCTCAAAGTATGACCCTACGTCACCTACAGACAGTCGGTTCTAACACCCAACAGTGTGACGGATCAATCCCAAAATGCCAGAATTGCGAGAAGAGCGGTAGAGGTAAGCCCTGGTCCTTCAGCATTGGCATGTCACCTCGCTCACATTTATGCATAGAATGCCTAGTGGAAGATCCTGCAACAGGTCTCTTTCGACCAAGGGATTATATGCAGTCACTCGAGACACGGGTTGCTTACCTAGAGGGCTTGTTACAGCAAGCGCGGCCTGATGTCGCTCTCGATCATCTTATGGGCCTAGAAAAGGATTCTTCGAGCTTCTCCCCATCCGCAGCCACTCCATTCGTTGGCCCAGGCGAGTCCGAGCCTGTAGGCAACGGTCAGCGGGATGCGTCGACTGAGGCAGAAGACGCAAGAGATCAACTATCGACTGACGTGGCTCTATTATGCCTGACAACTGCTAGCAAAGAGCCTCATTACTTCGGTCCATCATCGGCCGTATCATTCTCACGTATCATCAGTACAGCTATAGATCTTCCAAAAAGATCGCAGGCGAGTACTATTCGGTTCGAGCATGGCGGCTTCATAGACTGGGATTGTCCTCAGGCGTTTCCCGTTAGTTTCCCATCGCCACCTCTGGGTACTGCTCTGTCACAAGCGTATTTCGGAAACATTCATGCACAGTATCCCTTCCTTCATGAGCCGACTTTTCGCTTCTGGGAAGAGCAGTGTTTCAAGGCGGACCTCTCGGGCAATCTTGCTGCAGCTGGAGATATGGCGCAGTTCTTTGTGTGGATGGTAAGCACGCTGTCCACCGTAGCCTCGATTTCTGACAGAGTTCTAGGTTTACGCAACAGCGTCTCTGGCTCTGGGCCCAGCTCATTATGACACAGCCGAGTCCTACTACAAAATGGCACTAAAGCATCAGCCCTTCATTCTTGAACTCGACAGCATTGAGTCCATACAAAGCCTCCTGTCGTGCGCAGTGTACTCCATAAGGTCTCCAGCGGGAGGAAGTCTATGGTTAGTTCGCAACTGACTTCGAGTAAGGGCCATGGTCTGAATGTGTGTCTAGGAAATCGTCTGGCCTTGCCATAAGATACTGCATACAGCTTGGCTACCATCGAAGCGCCTCCAGGTTTCGGCGAAACGCTAACCCTTTGATCGCTGAAATATCCAAGAGATGTTTTTGGGTCGCCTATGATATCGATCGTGTGGCTTCCTTTATCTTAGGCCGTCCCGTCGGTATACCAGATGATTGTATTGATGCTGAGGTGAGCATATCACGTCTTTGCTCACTGGTGGCCTTACTAACTCGCCAAACAATAGCTGCCCTTAGATATCGATGACGACAAGATCAATGCGCTAGGTTTATTACAGAGTCCACGCGTCTCCCACGACGAGCCGCCCACGAACATGACGGGCGCCATCCATGTGATAAAACTACGTCGGTTGTGGTCCAAAATAGGAAACACCATATACCCAGCCGTTACACAGTCACCTGTGAGCCAGGAAGTAGCAAAGAAGCCGCTTATGGATCAGCTGAGAGCAGAGCTAGAGGCATGGCACTCCGAGATCCCTTATGCACCAGACACGACAGGCATGGATCCCCTGTCTGTCTTTGCATCACGCGAATGGTTCAGACTGGCTTACGATCATTCAATACTTTTGTTGTACAGGTACTGGATTACGCACAAGGCTCTacctggagaagaagactctGTTGAGGAAGCGTTGGAATGCTGCATGCAGAAAGCAAAAGAGCTATGTCTTCTCTACCGCAGATTGTTCCAATATCAATCCTTGCAGTTTACGTGGGGGTCCCTTCACATACTCTTCCTTGGAGGGCTCACGTATCTATATTGCATCTGGAAGTCCACCAGCGTACGACAAGCGACCAAGAGAATGGACATCATTAATACATGCATGGCTTGCAATACTGCATTGGTTATCATCGCAGAGAGGTGGAGCAAGGCTGTGCCGTATCGAGACATCTTTGAGGTTTTGTCGGAGAGGACCATTAGCCTCATTTGTGGAGATGGCAATCTGTCACGAGGGGCGAGTGAAGCAACACAAGCACCGGATCGCAATCAGTCAATTGACTCGCGAGCTGTTGAAGATTGGGCCTTGGATATTGTCGCCGATGACATGCCAGTTGACTCGGAATGGTTTGTTCAAGAGTTGCTTCAGGGGATGAGTAACAACGAAGCATAGGTAGTTATTAGAGTATTCTATAGTAGTGAACTTCTCGCTGAAGTTCTGCCAGTCATCGAGTCAGTGAGAACCACATTCTTCAACGCTCTGGGACTTTTAGAGCCTCCCACCAGCACATTTACATGCTCTACAGATGAGGGGCTTCGGAACCGCCACGCTCGAATAGCCGGCCGTTCCAACCCTACCCCTTCAATAATATCCACTACCCAATTCCCGATATTAGGCAAGAATTTAAAAGCATGACCACTTCCGCCGGTAACAACCATCAAGCCTTGTCGTCCCGGCACCCGATCTATCACAAAGTGATTATCGAATGTATCAGTATACCAGCAGAGCCTGGTAAAGGCAACATCGCCAGCCTCCTGCAGAACCTCGGGCATATGGCGGGCAACGAAAGACCCAATGGTATCCATGGCTTGCCTGGGAATTTGCGTAACCTTGTCTCCCTCAGACCAGCGCGTCACGGGCACGCTCCTCTCCTGGCCG
This DNA window, taken from Fusarium fujikuroi IMI 58289 draft genome, chromosome FFUJ_chr11, encodes the following:
- a CDS encoding related to transcription activator protein acu-15, which encodes MATQNITNPNSVKRARIGERTLLACSGCKQKKLKCDGSIPKCQNCEKSGRECLVEDPATGLFRPRDYMQSLETRVAYLEGLLQQARPDVALDHLMGLEKDSSSFSPSAATPFVGPGESEPVGNGQRDASTEAEDARDQLSTDVALLCLTTASKEPHYFGPSSAVSFSRIISTAIDLPKRSQASTIRFEHGGFIDWDCPQAFPVSFPSPPLGTALSQAYFGNIHAQYPFLHEPTFRFWEEQCFKADLSGNLAAAGDMAQFFVWMVYATASLALGPAHYDTAESYYKMALKHQPFILELDSIESIQSLLSCAVYSIRSPAGGSLWKSSGLAIRYCIQLGYHRSASRFRRNANPLIAEISKRCFWVAYDIDRVASFILGRPVGIPDDCIDAELPLDIDDDKINALGLLQSPRVSHDEPPTNMTGAIHVIKLRRLWSKIGNTIYPAVTQSPVSQEVAKKPLMDQLRAELEAWHSEIPYAPDTTGMDPLSVFASREWFRLAYDHSILLLYRYWITHKALPGEEDSVEEALECCMQKAKELCLLYRRLFQYQSLQFTWGSLHILFLGGLTYLYCIWKSTSVRQATKRMDIINTCMACNTALVIIAERWSKAVPYRDIFEVLSERTISLICGDGNLSRGASEATQAPDRNQSIDSRAVEDWALDIVADDMPVDSEWFVQELLQGMSNNEA